One genomic region from Chionomys nivalis chromosome 17, mChiNiv1.1, whole genome shotgun sequence encodes:
- the LOC130889144 gene encoding gametocyte-specific factor 1-like encodes MELEATELCPYDPNHRVPASRLQYHLASCKKKNPKIAKKMANCKYNACHVVPIKRLKEHEANCVNRSAVDDEPFNLPKVTPPSFEGNENSSAGDQITDPDVWNVDHMHHSPSFVLETFAPKKLVCESDSRDLQQADKYPSSYKSWGRGQKN; translated from the exons ATGGAGTTGGAAGCCACAGAACTCTGTCCTTATGACCCAAACCACAGGGTACCAGCTAGCAGGTTACAATACCATCTGGCATCATGCAAAAAG AAAAATCCGAAGATAGCTAAAAAGATGGCTAACTGCAAGTATAACGCTTGTCATGTGGTCCCAATCAAAAGGCTCAAGGAACATGAGGCCAACTGTGTCAACAGAAGTGCAGTTGATGACG AGCCCTTTAATCTTCCAAAGGTCACTCCCCCAAGTtttgaaggaaatgaaaactcCAGTGCTGGTGATCAGATCACTGACCCTGACGTCTGGAATGTGG ATCATATGCATCATTCTCCTTCATTTGTTCTTGAGACGTTTGCTCCGAAAAAGCTGGTTTGTGAAAG TGACTCAAGAGACCTACAACAGGCTGATAAGTATCCTAGCAGCTACAAGTCCTGGGGAAGAG GTCAGAAAAACTGA